One Candidatus Saccharimonadales bacterium genomic window carries:
- a CDS encoding NUDIX hydrolase, with translation MTLEVKIHDAQTSILRELLFVRDAGYAELQKPTGLTSDHFNFHISRLVELGMVEKVGRGRYKLTIKGKEYANKLDTDRKTIERQPKVAVLLGVEREHKGQRQLLFQKRTKNPYYGYLGFPTGKITWGETIAQTAARELMEETGLEAEYEIRGLYHEHTTIEGTDEKIEDKMFFVVRCINHRGKLIEKFEGGENSWMSLEEARKYPKRYSSFETELEMVEGKLNTFVEEHHFYSSEEF, from the coding sequence ATGACCCTAGAAGTAAAGATTCATGATGCTCAAACCAGCATACTGCGCGAGTTGTTGTTTGTGCGCGATGCCGGCTATGCCGAGCTGCAAAAGCCGACGGGGCTAACCAGTGATCACTTTAACTTCCACATCAGTCGTTTGGTGGAGCTAGGAATGGTGGAGAAGGTCGGTCGAGGCCGTTATAAATTGACTATCAAAGGCAAGGAATACGCCAATAAGCTTGATACCGACCGCAAAACCATCGAGAGGCAGCCCAAGGTGGCGGTGCTTTTAGGAGTTGAGAGAGAACATAAGGGCCAGCGTCAGCTGTTGTTTCAAAAACGCACCAAGAATCCCTACTACGGCTATCTCGGCTTTCCGACCGGCAAGATTACTTGGGGCGAAACCATCGCCCAGACCGCAGCTAGGGAGTTAATGGAAGAAACTGGGTTGGAAGCCGAATACGAAATTCGCGGCCTGTATCACGAACACACCACGATTGAAGGCACCGACGAAAAGATCGAAGATAAGATGTTCTTCGTGGTTCGCTGTATCAACCACAGAGGTAAATTAATCGAAAAGTTCGAGGGCGGGGAAAACAGCTGGATGAGCCTTGAAGAGGCACGCAAATACCCCAAGCGCTATTCCAGCTTTGAAACCGAGCTGGAGATGGTTGAAGGCAAGCTCAATACCTTTGTGGAGGAGCACCACTTTTACTCATCAGAGGAGTTCTAA
- the purF gene encoding amidophosphoribosyltransferase, with protein sequence MQDSFGGLLEPSDRLGEKCGVIAAASASGEAARIVYYGLWALQHRGQESSGITASDSRSLYHHSGIGLVSQAYREDDLAKLPGTLAIGHNRYSTSGEKDLTQPILRSKAGFALAHNGNLPSVAALQAFLVDRGINIRGHNDSELMADSIEYYLSEGHDLASAVRASYPLFTGAFSCVAVAPGQIVAFRDPMGIRPLALGKLSDGFVVASESCAFDTIGAGFLREVAPGEMIMINKDGYDSDQLVEGQQRLDIFELVYFARPDSLILGKRVNEVRRRMGINLAREVKVKADVIIPVPDSAIPAALGIAAETGIPFDHGLIKNRYIHRTFIRPAQSQRERDLQMKLNPLPEAIMGRSVAVVDDSIVRGTTTKKLVQMLYGAGAREVHVLISSPPVRYPDFYGIDTPKQSELIAANHTIEEVCQIIGADSLNFLSYDGMINATGLPVTKFSTACFNGEYPIDILERTKEVRRPVAV encoded by the coding sequence GTGCAAGATTCATTTGGTGGGTTATTAGAACCAAGCGATCGCCTGGGCGAAAAATGCGGCGTAATTGCGGCAGCCAGCGCCAGTGGCGAAGCTGCTCGCATCGTTTACTACGGCTTGTGGGCCTTGCAGCATCGCGGGCAGGAAAGTTCGGGAATTACGGCTAGCGATAGCCGGTCTTTGTATCACCACTCTGGTATTGGCTTGGTTTCGCAAGCCTATCGCGAAGACGATTTGGCCAAACTGCCAGGAACACTTGCCATCGGCCATAATCGCTACTCCACTTCTGGCGAAAAGGACCTGACCCAACCAATTCTGCGCTCCAAGGCTGGCTTTGCCCTAGCCCATAATGGCAACCTCCCATCTGTAGCCGCCTTGCAGGCTTTTTTGGTTGATCGAGGCATCAATATCCGTGGGCATAATGATTCCGAATTGATGGCTGATTCAATAGAATACTACCTCTCGGAGGGTCATGATCTAGCCTCGGCCGTGCGCGCGTCCTATCCCCTCTTTACGGGGGCTTTTTCGTGCGTGGCCGTGGCACCTGGTCAAATTGTGGCCTTTCGCGATCCCATGGGCATCAGACCTCTGGCCCTGGGCAAGCTAAGTGATGGTTTTGTGGTAGCTAGCGAAAGTTGCGCCTTTGATACTATTGGCGCCGGTTTCCTGCGCGAGGTTGCTCCGGGTGAAATGATTATGATTAATAAAGACGGCTATGACTCTGATCAGTTGGTCGAGGGCCAGCAGCGCCTGGATATCTTCGAGCTGGTATATTTTGCCAGACCCGACAGTTTGATCCTGGGCAAGCGGGTCAATGAGGTCCGTCGACGCATGGGTATCAATCTGGCCCGAGAAGTCAAAGTTAAAGCCGATGTTATCATCCCGGTACCGGATTCGGCTATTCCGGCGGCCTTGGGCATTGCCGCCGAAACCGGTATCCCCTTTGACCATGGATTAATCAAAAACCGCTACATCCACCGCACCTTTATCCGCCCGGCCCAGAGCCAGCGGGAGCGCGATCTGCAAATGAAGCTCAATCCTCTACCAGAAGCTATAATGGGCCGCTCCGTTGCCGTCGTCGATGATTCGATCGTCCGCGGTACTACCACCAAAAAGCTGGTCCAGATGCTCTATGGCGCCGGGGCTCGCGAGGTTCACGTGCTAATTAGCTCGCCGCCAGTCCGCTACCCCGACTTTTACGGCATTGATACGCCCAAACAATCGGAATTAATTGCCGCCAACCACACGATCGAGGAAGTTTGCCAGATCATTGGCGCCGATTCCCTAAATTTCTTATCCTACGATGGCATGATAAATGCAACGGGCTTGCCGGTGACAAAATTCTCAACAGCCTGTTTTAACGGCGAATATCCGATCGATATTTTGGAACGAACCAAGGAAGTTAGGCGCCCAGTAGCGGTTTAG